The following are encoded together in the Variovorax sp. PBS-H4 genome:
- the bioA gene encoding adenosylmethionine--8-amino-7-oxononanoate transaminase: MLNPAFEPLTAALASRSADWQQRSRRHVWHPCTQSIRLEAVPPLPIARGDGVWLVDHDGHRYLDATSSWWVNLFGHAHPAINAALKQQLDTLPHVMLAGCTHAPAVELAERLSALTGGALGHCFYASDGASAVEIALKMSFHAWRNAGRGGKRRFVALRQGYHGETLGALHVTDVAVFRDAYAPLLGDAHLVPSPDARGARPGEDAVAVALRAADELEALLAEQHDSIAAVILEPLVQCAAGMAMHDPEYLRRVRALCDRFGVHLIADEIAVGCGRTGSFFACEQAGIWPDFLCLSKGISGGYLPLALVMTREAIYQGFVDDDVARSFLHSHSYTGNALACRAALATLDLFVQEDVLNRNRARAARILQRLREALGTRPVDHLRQRGMITAFDVREPGERFAERFHLAAREQGLLMRPIGRTVYLMPPYVIGDHEIDRLVEGTVATLDAAAAPHAGEEVRDVALA, translated from the coding sequence GTGCTGAACCCTGCTTTTGAGCCCCTTACCGCAGCCCTTGCATCGCGCAGTGCCGACTGGCAACAGCGCAGCCGGCGCCATGTGTGGCACCCCTGCACCCAGAGCATTCGCCTCGAGGCGGTGCCGCCGCTGCCGATCGCGCGCGGCGACGGCGTCTGGCTGGTCGACCACGACGGCCACCGTTACCTGGACGCGACCAGCTCCTGGTGGGTCAACCTGTTCGGCCATGCGCACCCGGCCATCAATGCCGCGCTCAAGCAGCAGCTCGACACGCTGCCGCACGTCATGCTGGCGGGTTGTACCCACGCACCCGCCGTCGAGCTGGCCGAGCGCCTGTCCGCGCTGACCGGCGGCGCGCTCGGCCACTGTTTCTATGCCTCCGACGGTGCCTCGGCCGTTGAGATCGCGCTGAAGATGAGCTTTCATGCCTGGCGCAACGCGGGCCGGGGCGGCAAGCGGCGCTTCGTCGCGCTGCGCCAGGGCTATCACGGCGAGACGCTGGGTGCGCTGCATGTGACCGACGTGGCCGTGTTCCGCGATGCCTACGCGCCGCTGCTGGGCGATGCGCACCTCGTGCCTTCGCCCGACGCGCGCGGCGCTCGGCCGGGCGAGGATGCCGTCGCCGTCGCCCTGCGCGCGGCAGACGAGTTGGAAGCGCTCCTGGCCGAGCAGCACGACAGCATCGCCGCGGTCATCCTCGAGCCCCTCGTGCAATGCGCCGCCGGCATGGCGATGCACGACCCCGAGTACCTGCGCCGGGTGCGCGCCCTGTGCGACCGCTTCGGCGTGCACCTGATCGCCGACGAGATCGCGGTGGGTTGCGGGCGCACCGGAAGCTTTTTCGCCTGCGAGCAGGCCGGCATCTGGCCCGACTTCCTGTGCCTGTCCAAGGGCATCAGCGGCGGCTACCTGCCGTTGGCGCTGGTGATGACGCGCGAGGCGATCTACCAGGGCTTCGTGGATGACGACGTGGCGCGCAGCTTCCTGCATTCGCATTCGTACACCGGGAACGCGCTGGCCTGCCGCGCCGCGCTGGCCACGCTCGATCTGTTCGTGCAAGAAGACGTGCTGAACCGCAACCGCGCGAGGGCCGCACGCATCCTGCAGCGCTTGCGCGAGGCCTTGGGCACTCGCCCGGTCGATCATCTGCGCCAGCGCGGCATGATCACCGCCTTCGACGTGCGCGAGCCCGGCGAGCGCTTTGCCGAGCGCTTCCATCTCGCGGCGCGCGAGCAGGGGCTGCTGATGCGACCGATCGGGCGCACCGTCTACCTGATGCCCCCCTACGTGATCGGCGACCACGAGATCGATCGCCTGGTCGAAGGCACGGTCGCCACGCTCGACGCGGCCGCCGCACCGCACGCTGGCGAGGAGGTTCGCGATGTCGCGCTTGCTTGA
- a CDS encoding DUF4126 domain-containing protein: protein MNSLDLPQLLALSAAIGWASGVRLYLVVLLTGLAGYLGWVPLPGGLQLLAHPVVIAASGFMVFIEFFADKIPGLDSLWDMVHTVIRIPAGAALAASVFGADHAVMAIVAALLGGSFAATAHAAKATTRAAINTSPEPFSNVGASLVEDSVVPAGLWLAVAHPLVFLLLFIVLMALSVWLIRKSWRFLRALFGRLARIFSGRPDPGVTPAFRLNKREDGQA, encoded by the coding sequence ATGAACAGCCTCGACCTGCCGCAACTGCTCGCCCTCTCGGCCGCCATTGGCTGGGCCAGCGGCGTGCGGCTTTATCTTGTCGTACTGCTGACCGGCCTGGCCGGTTATCTGGGCTGGGTGCCTCTGCCGGGCGGGCTGCAGTTGCTTGCACATCCGGTGGTGATCGCGGCCAGCGGCTTCATGGTCTTCATCGAGTTCTTTGCCGACAAGATCCCCGGCCTCGATTCGTTGTGGGACATGGTGCACACGGTAATCCGCATTCCCGCGGGCGCCGCGCTGGCGGCCAGCGTCTTCGGCGCCGACCATGCAGTGATGGCGATCGTCGCCGCGCTCCTGGGTGGCAGCTTCGCGGCGACGGCGCATGCGGCCAAGGCCACCACGCGCGCCGCCATCAACACCTCGCCCGAGCCTTTCAGCAATGTGGGCGCCTCGCTGGTCGAAGACAGTGTTGTGCCGGCAGGCCTGTGGCTGGCGGTGGCGCATCCACTCGTGTTCCTGCTGCTGTTCATCGTGCTGATGGCGCTGTCCGTCTGGCTGATTCGCAAGAGCTGGCGCTTTCTGCGGGCGCTCTTCGGGCGCCTGGCGCGCATCTTCAGCGGCCGGCCGGATCCAGGAGTGACGCCAGCCTTCCGGCTGAACAAGCGCGAAGACGGCCAGGCTTGA
- a CDS encoding enoyl-CoA hydratase/isomerase family protein translates to MNTFTTLELNIEGPVARIWLNRPELRNAFDEVVIRELDEAFSQAGAANEVRAIVLGANGPAFCAGANLNWMRRAAEFTHEQNLADAGGLAAMLRTIDQSPKPVIARVQGDVYAGGMGLVAACDVAVSADTAWYCLSEVKIGLVPATVSPYVLRAMGTRAAQRYFLTAERFSAAEAHRVGFVHEVVASDALDAKVAEIVKAFTSASPAAVRACKQLIADVAGREIDDALIAKTVAGIADIRASEEGREGVQAFLQKRKPSWISG, encoded by the coding sequence ATGAACACCTTCACCACACTGGAGCTGAACATCGAAGGCCCCGTCGCGCGCATCTGGCTCAACCGGCCCGAGCTGCGCAATGCCTTCGACGAGGTCGTCATCCGCGAGCTGGACGAAGCCTTTTCGCAGGCCGGCGCGGCGAACGAGGTGCGTGCCATCGTCCTGGGTGCCAACGGCCCGGCGTTCTGCGCCGGCGCCAACCTCAACTGGATGCGCCGGGCGGCCGAATTCACCCACGAGCAGAACCTTGCCGATGCAGGGGGCCTGGCCGCAATGCTGCGCACGATCGACCAGAGCCCCAAGCCGGTGATCGCGCGCGTGCAGGGCGATGTCTACGCCGGTGGCATGGGGCTCGTGGCGGCCTGCGATGTCGCGGTGAGCGCAGACACCGCCTGGTATTGCCTGAGCGAGGTCAAGATCGGCCTGGTTCCCGCCACCGTCAGCCCCTACGTGCTGCGCGCGATGGGAACGCGTGCCGCGCAACGCTACTTCCTCACGGCCGAACGCTTCAGCGCGGCCGAGGCACACCGCGTCGGCTTCGTGCATGAGGTGGTGGCATCCGATGCGCTCGATGCCAAGGTCGCCGAGATCGTGAAGGCTTTCACCAGCGCCAGTCCGGCAGCGGTGCGCGCCTGCAAGCAACTGATCGCCGATGTGGCGGGCCGCGAGATCGACGATGCGCTGATCGCGAAGACGGTCGCGGGCATTGCCGACATCCGCGCCAGCGAGGAGGGCCGCGAAGGCGTGCAGGCCTTCCTTCAGAAGCGCAAGCCCTCCTGGATTTCCGGCTGA
- a CDS encoding DinB family protein, whose translation MSLPNYFASLARYHVWATHKLLESNLKTLPEADWRRDCGLFFRSVHGTVNHLLVTDDIWYSRFAEGRSPRVPLNTELHSDRAALCEALAQAVTRWSPWLATLAPERYDGEMAYTRNNGEQVRIPFAPALGHVFNHATHHRGQLTAALTSMVQPGPEIDWVYLLQQEARSQ comes from the coding sequence ATGTCGCTGCCGAACTACTTCGCGAGCCTGGCGCGCTACCACGTGTGGGCCACGCACAAGCTGCTGGAGTCCAACCTGAAGACGCTCCCGGAGGCCGACTGGCGCCGCGACTGCGGGTTGTTCTTCCGTTCGGTGCATGGCACGGTCAACCACCTGCTGGTGACCGACGACATCTGGTACTCCCGCTTCGCCGAAGGCCGCTCGCCGCGCGTGCCTTTGAACACCGAGCTGCACTCTGACCGCGCCGCGCTATGCGAGGCACTGGCGCAGGCCGTCACCCGCTGGAGCCCGTGGCTCGCCACGCTCGCGCCCGAGCGCTACGACGGCGAGATGGCCTACACACGCAACAACGGCGAGCAGGTGCGCATTCCTTTCGCCCCCGCGCTCGGCCATGTGTTCAACCACGCGACCCACCATCGCGGCCAGCTCACGGCTGCGCTGACGAGCATGGTCCAACCCGGCCCCGAGATCGACTGGGTCTACTTGCTGCAACAGGAAGCCCGCTCCCAATGA
- a CDS encoding carboxyl transferase domain-containing protein gives MSQLETKLNARSAEFQANASAMRALVEDLHAQFAKVEAGGGEAARSKHTARGKLLPRERVAQLLDPGTPFLEIAPLAAHAMYHGAAPGAGLIAGIGRVSGVDCMVVCNDATVKGGTYYPMTVKKHLRAQEIAEQNRLPCIYLVDSGGANLPNQDEVFPDRDHFGRIFYNQANMSAQGISQIAVVMGSCTAGGAYVPAMSDESIIVKEQGTIFLGGPPLVKAATGEVVTAEDLGGGDVHTRLSGVADHLAQNDLHALALARAAVMNLNATSSQGVGAEPKTIRQPAFAPEELYGVIPTDTRKPFDVREIIARIVDGSEFHEFKARFGATLVCGFAEIEGMPVGIVANNGILFSESAQKGAHFIELCCHRKIPLVFLQNITGFMVGRKYENEGIARHGAKMVTAVATANVPKFTVIIGGSFGAGNYGMCGRAYSPRFLWMWPNARISVMGGEQAASVLATVKRDGIEGKGGQWSAEEEEAFKAPIRDQYEQQGHPYYATARLWDDGIIDPADTRRVLALGLAAARRAPVPEPRFGIFRM, from the coding sequence ATGAGCCAACTAGAAACCAAACTCAACGCGCGCTCTGCCGAGTTCCAGGCCAACGCCTCGGCCATGCGTGCTCTGGTCGAAGACCTGCACGCGCAATTTGCCAAGGTCGAGGCCGGCGGCGGCGAGGCCGCGCGCAGCAAGCACACGGCACGGGGCAAGCTGCTGCCGCGCGAACGCGTGGCGCAGCTGCTGGACCCGGGCACACCCTTCCTCGAGATCGCGCCGCTGGCAGCCCACGCCATGTACCACGGTGCGGCGCCCGGCGCAGGCCTGATTGCCGGCATCGGACGCGTGAGCGGTGTCGACTGCATGGTCGTGTGCAACGACGCCACGGTGAAGGGCGGCACCTACTACCCCATGACCGTGAAGAAGCACCTGCGCGCGCAGGAGATCGCCGAGCAGAACCGTCTGCCCTGCATCTACCTGGTCGATTCGGGCGGGGCCAATCTCCCGAACCAGGACGAAGTCTTCCCCGATCGCGACCATTTCGGCCGCATCTTCTACAACCAGGCCAACATGAGCGCCCAGGGCATCTCGCAGATCGCGGTGGTGATGGGCTCGTGCACGGCGGGCGGCGCCTATGTGCCGGCGATGAGCGACGAGTCGATCATCGTCAAGGAGCAAGGCACCATCTTTCTCGGCGGCCCGCCCCTGGTGAAGGCCGCCACCGGCGAGGTGGTGACGGCCGAGGACCTGGGCGGCGGCGACGTGCACACACGGCTTTCGGGCGTGGCCGACCATCTGGCGCAGAACGACTTGCATGCATTGGCACTGGCGCGCGCAGCCGTTATGAACCTGAACGCCACGAGCAGCCAAGGCGTGGGCGCCGAGCCGAAAACGATTCGGCAGCCGGCCTTCGCGCCCGAAGAGCTCTACGGCGTGATCCCCACCGACACCCGCAAGCCCTTCGACGTGCGCGAGATCATCGCCCGCATCGTCGACGGCAGCGAGTTCCACGAGTTCAAGGCCCGTTTCGGCGCCACGCTGGTGTGCGGGTTCGCCGAGATCGAGGGCATGCCGGTGGGCATCGTCGCCAACAACGGCATCCTGTTCTCCGAGTCGGCCCAGAAGGGAGCCCACTTCATCGAGCTGTGCTGCCATCGCAAGATCCCGCTGGTGTTTCTTCAGAACATCACCGGCTTCATGGTCGGGCGCAAGTACGAGAACGAAGGCATCGCTCGCCATGGCGCCAAGATGGTGACCGCGGTCGCCACCGCGAACGTACCCAAGTTCACGGTCATCATCGGCGGCAGCTTCGGCGCCGGCAACTACGGCATGTGCGGGCGCGCCTATTCGCCGCGCTTCCTCTGGATGTGGCCCAACGCGCGCATCAGCGTGATGGGCGGCGAGCAGGCCGCGAGCGTGCTGGCCACCGTCAAGCGCGATGGCATCGAAGGCAAGGGCGGGCAGTGGAGCGCGGAGGAAGAAGAAGCCTTCAAGGCGCCGATCCGCGATCAGTACGAACAGCAGGGGCACCCCTACTACGCCACCGCGCGGCTGTGGGACGACGGCATCATCGACCCGGCCGATACCCGTCGCGTGCTCGCGCTGGGCCTGGCCGCGGCGCGCCGTGCGCCGGTGCCCGAGCCGCGCTTCGGCATTTTCCGCATGTAG
- a CDS encoding AMP-binding protein: MALTESLDRGPTDVPLIEQTLGDFFDDMARRQGDRDALVSAHEQRRLSYLELQREADRLASALLQLGLAPGDRVGIWSHNNVAWVLMQLATAKVGIILVNINPAYRTSELEYALNKVGCRALVTMPRFKTSDYVGMLRELAPELASAQPGALQAARLPHLRTVAWIDRAGEGEELPGLMRFSALLATGKAGDARVPEIAKTLKATDPINIQFTSGTTGFPKGATLTHRNILNNGFFIGECMKLTPEDRLCIPVPLYHCFGMVLGNLACLTHGATIVYPNDGFDPLTVMQTVQAERCTGLHGVPTMFIAELDHPRFKEFDFSTLRTGIMAGSPCPTEVMKRVVDQMHLREITIAYGMTETSPVSCQSSTDTPLDKRVSTVGKVQPHLEVKIVDPETGATVAPGISGEFCTRGYSVMHGYWDDEEKTREAIDPQGWMHTGDLATMDAEGYVNIVGRIKDLVIRGGENIYPREIEEFLYRHPKIQDVQVVGLPDRKYGEELCAWVIPKPGQTLSADEVREFCKGQIAHYKVPRYIEFVKEFPMTVTGKIQKFKIREAMKAQLGLGEEKTA, encoded by the coding sequence ATGGCTTTGACTGAGAGCCTCGATCGCGGCCCCACCGATGTTCCGTTGATCGAGCAGACCCTCGGCGACTTCTTCGACGACATGGCCCGGCGCCAGGGCGATCGCGATGCGCTGGTCAGCGCGCACGAGCAACGGCGCCTGAGCTACCTCGAATTGCAGCGCGAAGCCGACCGGCTGGCCAGCGCGCTGCTGCAATTGGGGCTGGCGCCCGGCGACCGCGTGGGCATCTGGTCGCACAACAACGTGGCCTGGGTGCTGATGCAGCTCGCCACTGCCAAGGTCGGGATCATCCTGGTGAACATCAACCCGGCCTATCGCACGTCCGAGCTCGAGTACGCGCTCAACAAGGTGGGCTGCAGGGCGCTGGTCACGATGCCGCGCTTCAAGACCAGCGACTACGTCGGCATGCTGCGCGAACTGGCGCCGGAGCTCGCGAGCGCGCAGCCCGGCGCGCTGCAGGCGGCGCGCCTGCCGCACCTGCGCACGGTGGCCTGGATCGACCGGGCCGGCGAGGGCGAGGAGCTGCCGGGGCTGATGCGCTTCTCGGCCCTGCTCGCGACCGGCAAGGCCGGCGACGCGCGCGTGCCCGAGATCGCGAAGACCCTGAAGGCCACCGACCCGATCAACATCCAGTTCACCAGCGGCACCACCGGATTCCCCAAGGGTGCGACGCTGACCCATCGCAACATCCTCAACAACGGCTTCTTCATCGGCGAATGCATGAAGCTCACGCCGGAAGACCGCCTGTGCATCCCCGTGCCGCTCTACCACTGCTTCGGCATGGTGCTGGGCAACCTGGCCTGCCTCACCCACGGTGCGACCATCGTCTATCCCAACGACGGCTTCGATCCGCTCACCGTGATGCAGACGGTGCAGGCCGAGCGTTGCACCGGGCTGCACGGCGTGCCCACCATGTTCATCGCCGAGCTGGACCATCCGCGCTTCAAGGAGTTCGACTTCTCGACGCTGCGCACCGGCATCATGGCCGGCTCGCCCTGTCCCACGGAGGTGATGAAGCGGGTGGTCGACCAGATGCACCTGCGCGAGATCACCATCGCCTATGGCATGACCGAGACCAGTCCTGTGAGCTGCCAGAGCTCCACCGACACGCCGCTGGACAAGCGCGTTTCCACCGTCGGCAAGGTGCAGCCGCACCTCGAGGTCAAGATCGTCGACCCCGAGACCGGCGCCACCGTTGCGCCCGGCATCTCGGGCGAGTTCTGCACCCGCGGCTATTCGGTCATGCACGGCTACTGGGACGACGAGGAAAAGACCCGCGAGGCCATCGATCCCCAGGGCTGGATGCACACCGGCGACCTCGCCACCATGGATGCCGAGGGCTACGTCAACATCGTCGGCCGCATCAAGGACCTGGTGATCCGCGGTGGCGAGAACATCTACCCGCGCGAGATCGAGGAGTTCCTCTACCGCCATCCGAAGATCCAGGACGTGCAGGTGGTCGGCCTGCCCGACAGGAAGTATGGCGAGGAGCTGTGCGCATGGGTCATTCCGAAGCCGGGCCAGACGCTCTCGGCCGACGAGGTGCGCGAGTTCTGCAAGGGCCAGATCGCGCACTACAAGGTCCCGAGGTACATCGAGTTCGTCAAGGAGTTCCCGATGACGGTCACCGGAAAGATCCAGAAGTTCAAGATCCGCGAGGCAATGAAGGCGCAGCTGGGGCTTGGAGAGGAGAAGACCGCATGA
- a CDS encoding isovaleryl-CoA dehydrogenase, which produces MHDPGLNFDLGDTIDSLRDAVADFAAHEIAPRAAEIDRENLFPHDLWKKLGELGLHGMTVKEEYGGTELGYLAHIVAMEEVSRASASVGLSYGAHSNLCVNQIHRNGSEAQKKKYLPKLVSGEHVGALAMSEPNAGSDVVSMKLRAEKKGDRYVLNGGKMWITNGGDADTLVIYAKTEPEMGARGMTAFIVEKGFKGFSAGTKLDKLGMRGSNTFPLFFDNCEVPEENVMGGEGQGAKVLMSGLDYERAVLSGGPLGIMAACMDAVLPFVHERKQFGQSIGEFQLMQGKLADMYSTWQATRAYVYAVGKACDRKDHARTFRKDAAGAILYSAEKATWMAGEAIQALGGVGYTKDFPVERLWRDAKLYEIGAGTSEIRRMLIGRELFAETA; this is translated from the coding sequence ATGCACGATCCCGGCCTCAATTTCGATCTGGGCGACACCATCGATTCGCTGCGCGACGCGGTGGCAGATTTCGCCGCCCACGAGATCGCCCCGCGGGCTGCCGAGATCGACCGCGAGAACCTCTTTCCCCACGACCTCTGGAAAAAGCTCGGCGAGCTCGGGTTGCACGGCATGACGGTCAAAGAGGAATACGGCGGCACCGAGCTCGGTTACCTGGCGCACATCGTGGCCATGGAGGAAGTGTCGCGCGCCTCGGCCTCGGTCGGCCTGTCGTACGGCGCGCATTCCAACCTCTGCGTCAACCAGATCCACCGCAACGGCAGCGAGGCGCAGAAGAAGAAATACCTGCCCAAGCTCGTCAGCGGTGAGCATGTGGGCGCACTGGCGATGAGCGAACCCAATGCCGGCTCCGACGTGGTCAGCATGAAACTTCGCGCCGAGAAGAAGGGCGACCGTTACGTGCTCAATGGCGGCAAGATGTGGATCACCAACGGCGGCGATGCCGACACGCTCGTCATCTACGCCAAGACCGAGCCCGAGATGGGCGCACGCGGCATGACCGCCTTCATCGTCGAGAAGGGCTTCAAGGGCTTCTCGGCCGGCACCAAGCTCGACAAGCTGGGCATGCGCGGCTCCAACACCTTCCCGCTGTTCTTCGACAACTGCGAGGTGCCGGAGGAAAACGTGATGGGCGGCGAGGGGCAGGGCGCCAAGGTGCTGATGAGCGGGCTCGACTACGAGCGCGCGGTGCTCTCCGGCGGCCCGCTGGGCATCATGGCGGCGTGCATGGATGCAGTGCTCCCTTTCGTCCACGAGCGCAAGCAATTCGGCCAGAGCATCGGCGAATTCCAGTTGATGCAAGGCAAGCTGGCCGACATGTATTCCACCTGGCAGGCCACCCGCGCCTATGTCTACGCGGTGGGCAAGGCTTGCGACCGCAAGGACCATGCGCGCACCTTCCGCAAGGACGCGGCCGGCGCCATCCTCTACTCGGCCGAGAAGGCGACCTGGATGGCCGGCGAGGCGATCCAGGCGCTGGGTGGCGTGGGCTACACCAAGGATTTTCCGGTCGAACGGCTGTGGCGCGATGCCAAGCTGTACGAGATCGGCGCGGGCACGAGCGAGATCCGGCGCATGCTGATCGGGCGCGAGCTGTTCGCGGAGACGGCTTGA
- a CDS encoding AraC family transcriptional regulator, translated as MAFVRAIVQGYARYGKDPSEALAQARIAPRELRLQDGRVTAAQFEALSGHAMQELDDEALGWFSRRLPWGTYGMLCRASLSSPDLGVAIKRWCRHHRLLTSDISLEFQATGGVATVSIRENVDLGELREFCLVSNLRFLHGFASWIIDSRVSLRAARFPFDAPPHREAYPLMFGGELQFGAEAASYSFDERYLAMPLRRDEQALRTMLRRALPLTVLQYRRDRLLGQRVRELLRAHGRQAGTAEALATLLNLSTRTLHRQLREEGVSLQQLKDAVRHEQAAEQLRRTERPIKNIALSVGFRNEKSFSRAFHAWAGVTPGAFRRASPDSASGSLPRRDNS; from the coding sequence ATGGCCTTTGTCCGAGCGATCGTCCAGGGTTACGCGCGATACGGCAAGGACCCTTCCGAGGCACTGGCACAGGCACGGATTGCGCCGCGGGAGCTGCGATTGCAGGATGGCCGCGTGACCGCAGCGCAGTTCGAGGCTTTGTCGGGCCACGCCATGCAGGAGCTGGACGACGAGGCGCTCGGGTGGTTCAGCCGCCGCCTGCCCTGGGGCACTTACGGCATGCTATGCCGCGCCTCGCTGAGCTCGCCCGACCTCGGCGTGGCCATCAAGCGCTGGTGCCGCCATCACCGCCTGCTCACCTCGGACATCAGCCTCGAGTTCCAGGCGACCGGCGGCGTGGCGACGGTGTCGATCCGCGAGAACGTGGACCTGGGCGAACTGCGCGAGTTCTGCCTGGTGTCCAACCTGCGCTTCCTGCACGGCTTTGCTTCCTGGATCATCGATTCGCGGGTGTCGCTGCGCGCGGCCCGGTTTCCCTTCGATGCGCCGCCGCACCGCGAGGCCTATCCCCTGATGTTCGGCGGCGAGCTGCAGTTCGGGGCCGAAGCCGCGAGCTACAGCTTCGACGAACGCTACCTGGCGATGCCGCTGCGCCGCGACGAGCAGGCACTGCGGACCATGCTGCGGCGCGCCTTGCCGCTGACGGTGCTGCAGTACCGCCGCGACCGACTGCTGGGCCAGCGGGTGCGAGAGCTGCTGCGCGCCCACGGGCGGCAGGCGGGGACGGCCGAGGCGCTGGCCACGCTGTTGAATCTCTCGACCCGCACCCTGCACCGCCAACTGCGGGAAGAGGGCGTCTCGCTGCAGCAGCTCAAGGATGCGGTGCGCCACGAACAGGCGGCCGAGCAATTGCGCCGCACTGAACGCCCGATCAAGAACATCGCGCTCTCCGTCGGATTCCGCAATGAGAAAAGCTTCTCGCGAGCGTTTCACGCCTGGGCAGGGGTAACGCCCGGCGCATTCCGGCGTGCCAGCCCAGATAGTGCATCGGGAAGCTTGCCTCGCCGCGACAATTCGTGA
- a CDS encoding HAD family hydrolase, translating to MPSFPFDAVLFDCDGVLVDSEPITNRVLAEMLGELGWKLTVAEAMRIFTGKAVKDEAPLIEAMTGFTVTPDWLAEFRARRNEALDRDLVEIAGAPSAVRSLHASTAGRIACASGADRHKVRLQLEKIGLLDAFEGRIFSGHETPRSKPAPDVYLAAAAALGVEPARCAVVEDTVTGATAGVAAGATVFGYSPSDLGHSGPEALRATGVAHVFSDMAELPALLATWRGASV from the coding sequence TTGCCTTCCTTTCCCTTCGACGCCGTCCTCTTCGACTGCGACGGCGTGCTCGTCGACTCCGAACCCATCACCAACCGCGTGCTCGCCGAAATGCTCGGCGAGCTCGGCTGGAAGCTCACGGTTGCGGAGGCGATGCGCATCTTTACCGGCAAAGCCGTGAAGGACGAGGCTCCGCTGATCGAGGCCATGACCGGTTTCACCGTCACGCCCGACTGGCTGGCCGAGTTCCGGGCGAGACGCAACGAGGCGCTGGACCGCGACCTGGTCGAGATCGCCGGGGCGCCGTCTGCCGTGCGCAGCCTGCACGCGAGCACCGCCGGCCGCATTGCCTGCGCCTCGGGCGCGGACCGGCACAAGGTCCGGCTACAGCTGGAGAAGATCGGCCTGCTGGACGCTTTCGAGGGCCGCATCTTCAGCGGCCACGAGACGCCGCGCTCCAAGCCGGCGCCCGACGTTTACCTGGCGGCAGCCGCGGCGCTGGGCGTGGAACCGGCGCGCTGCGCGGTGGTCGAGGACACGGTGACCGGTGCCACCGCCGGCGTCGCGGCGGGCGCCACCGTGTTCGGCTACAGCCCCTCCGACCTGGGCCACAGCGGCCCGGAGGCGCTGCGTGCAACCGGCGTGGCGCATGTGTTCAGCGACATGGCAGAACTGCCTGCCTTGCTGGCGACATGGCGGGGCGCTTCGGTCTGA